One Halobacterium sp. DL1 DNA window includes the following coding sequences:
- a CDS encoding hypothetical protein (phage-associated protein): MGRGVERGERARAVAGRRTRNGLRGVRRVRPRRADTLKRTHDSRGVCSQTSTTWRSWSATSTRRSNASSASTAPNS; the protein is encoded by the coding sequence GTGGGACGGGGAGTTGAGCGCGGTGAACGCGCCCGCGCGGTCGCTGGGCGTCGAACCCGGAATGGACTGCGAGGCGTTCGCCGAGTGCGTCCGCGGCGAGCCGATACGTTGAAGCGGACTCACGACAGTCGTGGCGTATGTTCACAGACGTCCACCACGTGGCGTTCCTGGTCGGCGACCTCGACCAGGCGGTCGAACGCTTCGAGCGCCAGTACGGCGCCGAACAGCTGA
- a CDS encoding dihydrolipoyllysine acetyltransferase yields the protein MSYIVRMPKLGVEMEVGEVVEWHVSVGDAVEEGDVLAEIESEKSVAEVAAREDGVLRTVYLDVNGEAPPGGAMGIVAGADEDIGDLEAEVDVPEADDGESGDAGTDEASADDGSATSTTEPPESATTSATQPAQSSGEVKATPKAKKTAEELGVALAAASGTGPQGGITASDVEAAAADTGTAQRTVREERELSRMRSTIADRLGESYREAVHVTVDREVDVEAVFEATDSSAGSLTDVILRCVSETLAEHPEFNATYDADAETLTLYEEHNVGVAIDIEGGLVTPVLPDVGGLSVAEINAARGRVTERVLDGEYTSDDLSGGTFTVSNLGVFGSDSFTPIINPPEVAILGLNRVTERAVQVENGIAFHRHMTFSLSFDHRVVDGADAAKFLTTLESHLESAPELAGE from the coding sequence ATGAGCTACATCGTTCGGATGCCGAAGCTCGGCGTAGAGATGGAGGTCGGCGAGGTCGTCGAGTGGCACGTTTCGGTCGGTGACGCCGTCGAAGAGGGCGACGTCCTGGCTGAGATCGAGTCCGAGAAGTCCGTCGCGGAGGTCGCCGCACGCGAGGACGGCGTGCTCCGCACGGTCTACCTCGACGTGAACGGTGAGGCGCCGCCGGGCGGCGCGATGGGCATCGTCGCCGGGGCGGACGAGGACATCGGCGACCTCGAGGCCGAGGTCGACGTCCCGGAAGCGGACGACGGGGAATCCGGAGACGCGGGCACCGACGAGGCGAGCGCGGACGATGGGAGCGCGACGTCGACCACCGAGCCCCCGGAAAGCGCAACCACGAGCGCCACACAACCCGCGCAGTCCAGCGGCGAGGTGAAGGCGACGCCGAAGGCGAAGAAGACCGCGGAGGAACTGGGCGTGGCGCTGGCGGCCGCCAGTGGGACAGGGCCCCAGGGAGGCATTACCGCGAGCGACGTGGAGGCGGCCGCGGCGGACACCGGTACGGCCCAGCGCACGGTCCGGGAGGAGCGCGAACTCTCCCGGATGCGCTCGACCATCGCCGACCGCCTCGGCGAGAGCTACCGCGAGGCCGTCCACGTCACCGTCGACCGCGAGGTGGACGTCGAAGCCGTCTTCGAGGCGACCGACAGCTCTGCGGGCTCGCTCACCGACGTCATCCTCCGGTGTGTCTCCGAGACGCTCGCGGAGCACCCCGAGTTCAACGCGACGTACGACGCCGACGCGGAGACGCTTACGCTCTACGAGGAGCACAACGTCGGCGTCGCCATCGACATCGAGGGCGGCCTGGTCACGCCGGTCCTCCCGGACGTCGGCGGACTGTCGGTCGCGGAGATCAACGCCGCCCGCGGCCGCGTCACCGAGCGCGTCCTCGACGGCGAGTACACGAGCGACGACCTCTCCGGAGGGACCTTCACGGTGTCGAACCTCGGCGTCTTCGGCAGCGACTCGTTCACGCCCATCATCAACCCGCCGGAGGTCGCCATCCTCGGCCTCAACCGCGTCACCGAGCGCGCCGTCCAGGTCGAGAACGGCATCGCGTTCCACCGCCACATGACGTTCAGCCTCTCCTTCGACCACCGCGTCGTCGACGGCGCGGACGCCGCGAAGTTCCTGACGACCCTGGAGTCCCACCTCGAGTCCGCCCCGGAACTCGCCGGGGAGTGA
- a CDS encoding 3-ketoacyl-ACP reductase, whose product MPALLTDSAAVVTGASSGIGRAIALRFAEEGADVVVADVDETPREADTPTHRRIVETTDRDASFVECDVTVPADLSAAVEAAEAFGGIDVMVNNAGIVNVEDVLEVTEAEYDAVMDVNAKGTFFGAQRAARAMDDGGVIINMSSIAGLEGTGDYVTYSTSKGAVRLMTYSLADALGPMGIRVNAIHPGPVDTGLMREDLGTDPDAENPFVQNVPRGRMGTPEDVADAAVYLASDLADFVTGSSLVVDGGMYSTRGKLLSE is encoded by the coding sequence ATGCCAGCACTTCTCACGGACTCGGCGGCAGTCGTCACGGGCGCGTCCAGCGGCATCGGGCGGGCCATCGCACTCCGGTTCGCCGAAGAGGGCGCCGACGTCGTCGTCGCGGACGTCGACGAGACGCCCCGCGAGGCGGACACCCCGACCCACAGGCGGATCGTCGAGACAACCGACCGGGACGCGTCGTTCGTCGAGTGCGACGTCACCGTCCCCGCGGACCTCTCGGCGGCCGTCGAGGCGGCCGAGGCGTTCGGCGGCATCGACGTGATGGTGAACAACGCCGGCATCGTCAACGTCGAGGACGTCCTCGAGGTCACGGAGGCGGAGTACGACGCTGTCATGGACGTCAACGCGAAGGGCACGTTCTTCGGCGCCCAGCGCGCCGCCCGGGCGATGGACGACGGCGGCGTCATCATCAACATGTCGAGCATCGCGGGCCTGGAGGGAACCGGCGACTACGTCACCTACTCCACGTCGAAGGGCGCGGTCCGCCTGATGACGTACTCGCTGGCCGACGCACTCGGCCCGATGGGAATCCGGGTGAACGCCATCCACCCCGGGCCAGTAGACACCGGCCTGATGCGCGAGGACCTCGGCACGGACCCCGACGCGGAGAACCCGTTCGTGCAGAACGTCCCCCGGGGGCGGATGGGCACCCCGGAGGACGTCGCGGACGCCGCCGTCTACCTCGCGAGCGACCTCGCGGACTTCGTCACTGGGTCGTCGCTCGTCGTCGACGGCGGCATGTACTCCACCCGGGGGAAACTGCTCTCCGAGTGA
- a CDS encoding acetoin:2,6-dichlorophenolindophenol oxidoreductase subunit alpha, whose amino-acid sequence MVKSLDTAEERLEALRTMLLVREFENRVQERFADNEIPGFVHLSQGQEAVAVGACTALTDDDYITSTHRAHGHSLAKGLEPDRLLAELYGKEPGYCGGRGGSMHVADLEKGMLGAQPIVGASVPLGTGAALTAQLTDADWTATVFTGDGSVAEGQVHEAINLAATWQLPVVFVVENNLYSEGMVFDEQHNIEDLAEMAAAYGIPGEIVDGQDVTAVYETVNEARERAAAGDGPTLVEAKTYRYRGHFEGDEEPYRSREEVEEWMENRDPIQLYREELEDAGELTPEQFAELEDEVADVMDEAVQFARDADEPDPEAAYDDVFVEQAPEVEAFRDQMRTDGGEGE is encoded by the coding sequence ATGGTAAAATCGCTTGATACAGCCGAGGAGCGCCTGGAAGCGCTCCGGACGATGTTGCTCGTACGCGAGTTCGAGAACCGCGTACAGGAACGCTTTGCAGACAACGAGATTCCTGGCTTCGTTCACCTCTCTCAGGGCCAGGAGGCGGTGGCGGTCGGCGCTTGCACCGCGCTCACCGACGACGACTACATCACCAGCACGCACCGCGCACACGGACACAGCCTCGCGAAGGGTCTCGAACCCGACCGACTCCTCGCCGAACTGTACGGGAAGGAACCGGGCTACTGTGGCGGCCGCGGCGGCTCGATGCACGTCGCCGACCTCGAGAAGGGGATGCTCGGCGCACAGCCCATCGTCGGCGCGAGCGTCCCGCTGGGCACCGGTGCGGCCCTCACCGCACAGCTGACCGACGCCGACTGGACGGCGACCGTGTTCACCGGCGACGGTTCGGTCGCCGAGGGCCAGGTCCACGAGGCCATCAACCTCGCCGCGACGTGGCAGCTCCCGGTCGTCTTCGTCGTCGAGAACAACCTCTACTCGGAGGGGATGGTCTTCGACGAGCAGCACAACATCGAGGACCTCGCGGAGATGGCTGCGGCCTACGGCATCCCCGGCGAGATCGTCGACGGCCAGGACGTGACCGCGGTCTACGAGACGGTCAACGAGGCCCGCGAGCGGGCGGCCGCCGGCGACGGGCCAACGCTCGTCGAGGCGAAGACGTACCGCTACCGCGGCCACTTCGAGGGCGACGAGGAGCCCTACCGGAGCCGCGAGGAGGTCGAGGAGTGGATGGAGAACCGCGACCCCATCCAGCTCTACCGCGAGGAACTCGAGGACGCGGGCGAACTCACGCCCGAGCAGTTCGCCGAACTGGAGGACGAGGTCGCCGACGTTATGGACGAGGCGGTCCAGTTCGCGCGCGATGCCGACGAACCCGACCCGGAGGCCGCCTACGACGACGTCTTCGTCGAGCAGGCGCCCGAGGTCGAGGCGTTCCGTGACCAGATGCGGACCGACGGAGGTGAGGGCGAATGA